Proteins from a genomic interval of Yarrowia lipolytica chromosome 1E, complete sequence:
- a CDS encoding uncharacterized protein (Compare to YALI0E04620g, similar to Saccharomyces cerevisiae PEX4 (YGR133W); ancestral locus Anc_3.495, weakly similar to uniprot|P29340 Saccharomyces cerevisiae YGR133w PAS2 E2 ubiquitin-conjugating enzyme - peroxin and uniprot|P15731 Saccharomyces cerevisiae YBR082c UBC4 E2 ubiquitin-conjugating enzyme): MKSLPRISTVNVWFFVATSLSYLVTAAFLLFVFCVTFVSLKLALAALAIALTSTQAQSYALKMASQKRLIKELAAYKKDPNPCLASLTADGDNLYKWTAVMRGTEGTAYENGLWQVEINIPENYPLQPPTMFFRTKICHPNIHFETGEVCIDVLKTQWSPAWTISSACTAVSAMLSLPEPDSPLNIDAANLVRCGDESAMEGLVRYYVNKYASGN; the protein is encoded by the coding sequence ATGAAATCTCTACCTCGGATCTCCACCGTCAACGTCTGGTTTTTCGTCGCAACCTCTCTGAGCTATCTCGTTACCGCCGCATTTCTGTTATTTGTCTTCTGCGTCACATTTGTGTCTCTTAAGCTCGCTCTTGCCGCCCTAGCCATCGCCCTAACATCTACTCAAGCACAATCATACGCTCTGAAAATGGCCTCCCAGAAACGactcatcaaggagctggcagCATACAAGAAAGACCCCAATCCTTGCCTAGCATCGCTCACAGCCGACGGCGATAATCTCTACAAATGGACTGCCGTCATGAGAGGAACCGAGGGCACTGCATATGAAAACGGTCTCTGGCAGGTGGAAATCAACATCCCCGAAAACTACCCGCTACAGCCACCGACCATGTTTTTCCGAACGAAAATCTGCCACCCAAACATCCACTTTGAAACCGGAGAGGTGTGCATTGACGTTCTCAAGACGCAGTGGTCCCCAGCATGGACCATCTCTTCTGCATGCACCGCAGTGTCGGCCATGCTATCTCTGCCAGAACCAGATTCGCCTCTTAACATTGACGCAGCCAATCTCGTGCGATGTGGCGACGAAAGCGCCATGGAAGGTCTGGTTCGATATTACGTCAACAAGTATGCATCGGGAAACTAG
- a CDS encoding uncharacterized protein (Compare to YALI0E04598g, no similarity) produces MYRPTTATRLSVAPCRLIIRHKSSKSPSPASNVAPQPVKKGEEDEVKADAKPEAANKAPQPKTASTTATSTSTTSTAASSPAPSAPAPPYENNPYMFSRSHFTPNFSRHQSGNTSSPTRILGIQPHPFTVKEHTGESMNEIFLHKALASHMQPLLLSLDDRKREIPSKVYKFRNQRQVPKAENSLWLKSVLRQQTHSDMDLIPQEMLQQMVPFRPLSDVTRKFWDVKMKVDFKRQQQRKQEPEEEEDDSY; encoded by the coding sequence GTCATCCAAGTCACCATCTCCCGCCTCCAACGTGGCTCCCCAGCCCGTGAAGAAGggcgaagaagacgaggtcaaggccgaCGCCAAACCCGAGGCAGCTAATAAAGCTCCACAGCCCAAGACCGCCTCCACAACTGCTACATCCACATCCACTACATCCACCGCTGCATCTTCGCCTGCCCCCTCGgcaccagctcctccataCGAGAACAACCCTTACATGTTCAGTCGTAGCCACTTCACCCCAAACTTCTCGCGACACCAGAGTGGCAACACTTCGTCCCCCACCCGCATTCTCGGCATCCAGCCACACCCCTTCACCGTCAAGGAACACACCGGAGAGTCCATGAACGAGATTTTCCTCCACAAGGCGCTCGCCTCACACATGCagcctctgctgctgagcctGGACGACCGAAAGAGAGAGATCCCCAGCAAGGTGTACAAGTTCCGAAACCAGCGACAGGTTCCCAAGGCCGAAAATTCGCTGTGGCTCAAGTCTGTGCTGCGACAGCAGACGCACTCAGACATGGACCTCATTCCCCAGGAAATGCTCCAGCAGATGGTGCCCTTCCGGCCTCTCAGTGACGTTACCCGAAAGTTTTGGGACGTCAAGATGAAGGTTGACTTCaagcggcagcagcagcggaAGCAggagccagaagaagaggaggatgactCCTACTGA